One window from the genome of Haladaptatus paucihalophilus DX253 encodes:
- a CDS encoding metal-dependent transcriptional regulator — protein sequence MNTADQYLKAIYLVQRINDGPAATGALADRLGVSPASVNEMVGKLQERGLVEHEKYRGATLTEEGETRASDALQTYCILERFLANVLEVDDFRTEAKQLESVIDETVADRLDTIIDREPQCPDCFYADEDMCEHLVEDGFAD from the coding sequence ATGAACACAGCAGATCAATACCTGAAAGCGATCTACCTCGTCCAGCGAATCAATGACGGCCCGGCGGCGACCGGTGCCCTCGCGGACCGGCTCGGCGTGAGTCCCGCCAGCGTCAACGAGATGGTCGGCAAGCTCCAAGAGCGCGGGCTGGTCGAACACGAGAAATATCGCGGCGCGACCCTCACTGAGGAGGGCGAAACGCGTGCCAGCGACGCCCTTCAGACCTACTGTATCCTGGAGCGCTTCCTCGCCAACGTCCTCGAAGTGGACGACTTCCGAACCGAGGCGAAACAGCTCGAAAGCGTCATCGACGAGACGGTCGCGGACCGACTCGACACCATCATCGACCGCGAGCCACAGTGTCCGGACTGCTTCTACGCCGACGAGGACATGTGTGAGCATCTGGTCGAAGACGGATTCGCGGACTGA
- a CDS encoding metallophosphoesterase family protein yields MIEDGTAAGLRNESHPTEAVSESPSENADAGPLFARFSHPRSATRTTVAVVSDAHVSTEKRGTWKVFHRTRDRFETVIADANAREVDAVVFAGDLTEDGSVADFETVRSLLSDLDAPHVAVPGNHDVPKSFDSHETPPLSSFESAFTPDGFPFHERVGGVDVIGLNSASTPDGTLSDCHDGRISADQLAWLDDTLPKTDAPIVVSHHNLPGLCDETDAHSWRSSFPIRNATDVADVLSEHDVPLHVSGHLHVPAIAETRGVRELVAPSLCSFPQAYLLFEIGPLGTAVRFVPTADPAGTREAYMHAKKDSARSDALAEMTLDRLASLPLENEPLLVTNRSA; encoded by the coding sequence ATGATCGAAGACGGGACAGCGGCGGGACTTCGGAACGAGTCCCATCCGACCGAGGCCGTCAGCGAATCACCTTCCGAGAACGCGGATGCGGGTCCCCTTTTCGCCCGATTTTCCCATCCACGGAGCGCGACCCGGACGACGGTCGCCGTCGTCTCCGACGCCCACGTTTCGACCGAAAAGCGCGGCACGTGGAAAGTGTTCCATCGTACTCGAGACCGTTTCGAAACCGTCATCGCGGACGCGAACGCCCGCGAGGTGGATGCGGTCGTGTTCGCGGGAGACCTCACCGAGGACGGGTCCGTCGCCGACTTCGAAACCGTCAGGTCGCTCCTGTCCGACCTCGACGCACCTCACGTCGCCGTGCCGGGCAACCACGACGTTCCGAAGTCCTTCGACAGCCACGAGACGCCGCCGCTCTCGTCGTTCGAATCGGCGTTCACGCCCGACGGGTTCCCCTTCCACGAACGGGTCGGCGGCGTGGACGTCATCGGGCTGAACAGCGCTTCGACGCCCGACGGGACGCTTTCCGACTGCCACGACGGCCGTATCTCCGCCGACCAACTCGCGTGGCTGGACGACACGCTTCCGAAGACGGACGCGCCCATCGTCGTCTCCCACCACAACCTTCCGGGACTGTGTGACGAGACGGACGCGCACTCGTGGCGCTCGTCGTTCCCGATTCGAAACGCGACGGACGTGGCCGACGTCCTCTCCGAACACGACGTTCCCCTGCACGTCTCCGGACACTTACACGTCCCCGCAATCGCCGAGACGAGGGGGGTACGGGAACTCGTCGCGCCGTCGTTGTGTTCGTTCCCCCAGGCGTACCTCCTGTTCGAAATCGGCCCGCTCGGAACGGCGGTTCGCTTCGTCCCGACCGCCGACCCGGCGGGAACGAGGGAGGCCTACATGCACGCCAAAAAGGACTCCGCTCGAAGCGACGCGCTCGCGGAGATGACGCTCGACCGACTCGCGTCCCTTCCGCTCGAAAACGAGCCGTTGTTGGTTACGAACCGGTCCGCTTAG
- a CDS encoding HD domain-containing protein, whose amino-acid sequence MGVEIKGSPVSQSEFEDMKTFVYEYLAASVKNEESGGRMRWYPWHSADYRYNHILNVVNLAETIAEREGADIDVARVAALFHDIAKLDADQEVHAEEGARVAREYLESHGEFPESFVDQVCKAVEDHSYQGDLSRLSKEAQSLIEADMLDKVGANGTALMLLRMGYEARTHMAAAEMVDRVLERGKDASSRVQSETAQDIAHRRLKRVKWFREWLEEEVPEMDAEPSGSPRGGRH is encoded by the coding sequence GTGGGTGTCGAAATTAAAGGTTCTCCCGTCTCCCAATCGGAATTCGAGGACATGAAGACGTTTGTTTACGAGTATCTCGCTGCAAGCGTGAAAAACGAGGAGAGCGGGGGTCGTATGCGGTGGTATCCGTGGCACTCCGCCGACTACCGGTACAACCACATCCTCAACGTCGTGAACCTCGCCGAGACCATCGCGGAACGGGAAGGGGCCGACATCGACGTCGCCCGCGTAGCCGCGCTGTTTCACGACATCGCCAAACTCGACGCCGACCAAGAAGTCCACGCGGAGGAGGGCGCGCGCGTCGCCCGCGAGTATCTGGAATCGCACGGCGAATTCCCCGAATCGTTCGTCGACCAGGTGTGCAAGGCGGTCGAAGACCACTCCTATCAGGGCGACCTCTCGCGCCTCTCGAAGGAGGCACAGAGCCTCATCGAGGCGGACATGCTGGATAAGGTCGGGGCGAACGGAACCGCGCTGATGCTGTTGCGGATGGGATACGAGGCGCGGACGCACATGGCGGCCGCCGAGATGGTGGACCGCGTGCTCGAACGCGGCAAGGACGCCTCCTCCCGCGTCCAGAGCGAGACGGCACAGGACATCGCTCACCGTCGGCTCAAGCGCGTGAAGTGGTTCCGCGAGTGGCTCGAAGAGGAGGTTCCAGAAATGGACGCCGAACCGTCCGGGTCGCCGCGCGGTGGACGACACTGA
- the sufB gene encoding Fe-S cluster assembly protein SufB, producing MSSDQDHLKETDTEERFEFKKEQRAAVKSDKGLTEEVVRLISEDKDEPEWMLQRRLRALEHYQNMPMPTDWPGQPDLSGLDVEEIVPYIRPDVDKRGGADDWDDLPDDIKDTFDKLGIPEAERNALSGVGAQYESEVVYQNMQEQWEEKGVIFCNMDEAVQEHEDLVREYFMTKCVPPSDNKFAALHGAVWSGGSFVYVPEGVTVQMPVQAYFRMNSEGMGQFEHTLIIAEEGSEVHYIEGCSAPKYSAFNLHSGGVEVFVGEDAHVQYSTVQNWSKNTYNLNTKRAIVEAGGRMEWVSGSMGSKSTMLYPCSILKGRGASANQISIAFAGEGQDIDTGAKVYHNAPNTNSTIESKSISKDGGRTNYRGLVHISEGAVDSSTSVECDALMFDNESTSDTMPYMEINENRVNVAHEATVGKIGDEDVFYLQSRGLDDDDAKQMIVSGFIEPITEELPIEYAVELNRLIELEMEGSLG from the coding sequence ATGAGTTCAGATCAGGATCACTTGAAAGAGACAGATACGGAAGAACGGTTCGAGTTCAAGAAAGAACAGCGGGCCGCGGTCAAGTCCGACAAGGGGCTGACCGAAGAGGTCGTCCGCCTCATCAGCGAGGACAAGGACGAACCCGAATGGATGCTCCAGCGGCGTCTCCGCGCACTGGAACACTACCAGAACATGCCCATGCCGACGGACTGGCCCGGCCAGCCCGACCTTTCGGGACTCGATGTCGAGGAGATCGTCCCCTACATCCGCCCCGACGTCGACAAGCGCGGCGGCGCGGACGACTGGGACGACCTCCCGGACGACATCAAGGACACCTTCGACAAACTCGGCATCCCGGAAGCGGAGCGCAACGCGCTCTCCGGCGTCGGTGCCCAGTACGAGTCCGAGGTCGTCTACCAGAACATGCAGGAGCAGTGGGAGGAAAAGGGCGTCATCTTCTGCAACATGGACGAGGCGGTCCAGGAGCACGAGGACCTCGTTCGAGAGTACTTCATGACGAAGTGCGTGCCCCCGAGCGACAACAAGTTCGCGGCGCTCCACGGCGCGGTCTGGTCCGGCGGGTCGTTCGTCTACGTCCCCGAGGGCGTGACCGTCCAGATGCCGGTGCAGGCGTACTTCCGCATGAACTCCGAGGGGATGGGGCAGTTCGAGCACACGCTCATCATCGCGGAAGAGGGTAGCGAAGTCCACTACATCGAGGGCTGTTCCGCTCCCAAGTACTCCGCGTTCAACCTCCACTCCGGCGGCGTCGAGGTGTTCGTCGGCGAGGACGCTCACGTCCAGTACTCGACCGTGCAGAACTGGTCGAAGAACACGTACAACCTCAACACCAAGCGCGCCATCGTCGAAGCCGGTGGGCGCATGGAGTGGGTCTCGGGAAGCATGGGATCGAAATCCACCATGCTCTACCCGTGTTCCATTCTCAAGGGCCGCGGCGCGTCCGCGAACCAGATTTCCATCGCCTTCGCGGGCGAGGGGCAGGATATCGACACCGGCGCGAAGGTCTACCACAACGCGCCGAACACCAACTCGACCATCGAGTCGAAGTCCATCAGCAAGGACGGCGGCCGCACGAACTACCGCGGCCTCGTCCACATCAGCGAAGGCGCGGTGGACTCGTCCACGTCGGTCGAGTGTGACGCGCTGATGTTCGACAACGAGTCCACGTCGGACACCATGCCGTACATGGAGATCAACGAGAACCGCGTCAACGTCGCCCACGAGGCGACCGTCGGGAAGATCGGCGACGAGGACGTCTTCTACCTCCAGAGCCGCGGTCTCGACGACGACGACGCGAAACAGATGATCGTGAGCGGGTTCATCGAACCCATCACGGAAGAACTTCCCATCGAGTACGCGGTCGAACTCAATCGCCTCATCGAACTCGAAATGGAGGGCAGCCTCGGATGA
- a CDS encoding ABC transporter ATP-binding protein → MATLELKNLHAEVVEEGEKILNGVDLEVESGEIHALMGPNGSGKSTTSKVIAGHPAYEVTEGEVLLHLEADEFEDIEIPEDMRTWNLLELEPNERAALGIFLAFQYPAEIEGVTMSNFLRTALNAKLEEREDLFSEEDEAEEEEEESGYDTSPMEGPADDGEVGVAEFQELLKEKMELLDMDEKFAMRYLNAGFSGGEKKQNEVLQAAILEPSIAVLDEIDSGLDIDRLQDVSKGINALRDEQGTGILQITHYQRILDYVEPDTVHIMLDGEIVKEGGPELAEELEDKGYDWVRDQVYETA, encoded by the coding sequence ATGGCAACGCTCGAACTGAAAAATCTCCACGCGGAGGTCGTGGAAGAAGGCGAAAAGATCCTCAACGGCGTCGATCTCGAAGTCGAATCCGGCGAGATTCACGCCCTGATGGGACCGAACGGCAGCGGAAAATCGACGACATCGAAAGTCATCGCGGGACATCCCGCGTACGAAGTCACCGAGGGAGAGGTACTGCTTCACCTCGAAGCCGACGAGTTCGAAGACATCGAGATTCCCGAAGACATGCGCACGTGGAATCTCCTCGAACTGGAACCGAACGAGCGCGCGGCGCTCGGTATCTTCCTCGCGTTCCAGTACCCCGCGGAAATCGAAGGCGTCACGATGTCCAACTTCCTCCGCACCGCGCTCAACGCGAAGCTCGAAGAGCGCGAAGACCTCTTCAGCGAGGAGGACGAAGCTGAGGAAGAAGAGGAAGAATCCGGCTACGACACCAGCCCGATGGAAGGCCCGGCGGACGACGGCGAAGTCGGCGTCGCCGAGTTCCAGGAACTCCTCAAGGAGAAGATGGAACTCCTCGACATGGACGAGAAGTTCGCAATGCGCTACCTCAACGCCGGATTCTCCGGCGGTGAGAAAAAGCAGAACGAAGTGCTGCAGGCCGCCATCCTCGAACCGTCCATCGCGGTGCTGGACGAAATCGACTCGGGGCTGGACATCGACCGACTGCAGGACGTATCGAAAGGAATCAACGCACTCCGCGACGAACAGGGAACTGGCATCCTCCAGATCACCCACTACCAGCGTATCCTCGACTACGTGGAACCCGACACGGTCCACATCATGCTCGACGGCGAAATCGTCAAGGAAGGCGGCCCGGAACTCGCCGAGGAACTCGAAGACAAGGGGTACGACTGGGTTCGCGACCAGGTCTACGAGACCGCATAA
- a CDS encoding LysE family translocator, whose amino-acid sequence MIEMLVSGLAGVVLGLSLAAPPGPMNAVIAEESVLRGWRSGFLAGLGAMTADACFFVLALAGVIAVVREAPIVRGLMVGVGGLLMLYFAYGAAQDATSTFTTDEVDEDAKGFRKAFALAITNPYQIIWWLTAGVGLLDPGRFDVLSGLPGSLTVSTGGPIIIVGFFAGIACWITGFPAALSAAGKRVDSFAPAVAYVSAGILALAGVSFVYDSVTTLV is encoded by the coding sequence ATGATAGAGATGCTCGTCTCGGGGCTTGCGGGCGTCGTTTTGGGGCTCTCGCTCGCCGCACCCCCCGGCCCGATGAACGCGGTCATCGCCGAGGAGAGCGTGCTCCGCGGATGGCGGTCGGGATTCCTCGCCGGACTCGGCGCGATGACCGCCGACGCCTGTTTTTTCGTCCTCGCGCTCGCGGGCGTCATCGCGGTCGTCAGGGAAGCGCCGATCGTTCGCGGACTCATGGTCGGCGTCGGCGGGCTGTTGATGCTGTACTTCGCCTACGGCGCGGCACAGGACGCGACCTCGACGTTCACCACCGACGAGGTGGACGAGGACGCGAAGGGATTCAGAAAAGCGTTCGCGCTGGCCATCACGAACCCGTATCAGATAATCTGGTGGCTGACGGCGGGGGTCGGACTGCTCGACCCCGGTCGGTTCGACGTGCTCTCCGGACTGCCGGGGAGCCTCACGGTTTCGACCGGCGGGCCGATAATCATCGTCGGTTTCTTCGCGGGAATCGCCTGCTGGATTACGGGATTTCCGGCGGCGCTATCGGCGGCCGGAAAGCGGGTCGATTCGTTCGCACCCGCCGTCGCGTACGTGAGCGCCGGTATCCTCGCGCTCGCTGGCGTGTCCTTCGTCTACGACTCCGTAACGACGCTCGTATGA
- a CDS encoding TMEM165/GDT1 family protein, translating to MVGTATPLATGLQQVIQRYDGYGPLAAAFLANLLATFGDKGQLVVVTLASRYDAKKVFVGAMAAFTLWSTIEIVFGHVIVTVLPGAAITLLTGGLFVLFGLWTLRSAIVTFGKESDDRPLLTGGGVDVGMSGTLLPDGLLTRMGAYGGVLTTFVFILFAEFGDKTQLLTINLSTTFPNSPLSVFVGVVAALGLRTGLDAFIGERFERVLPTKWLELLAAVVFLAFGALVFAEWTGYL from the coding sequence ATGGTGGGAACAGCGACGCCGTTAGCGACCGGTCTCCAGCAGGTCATTCAGCGCTACGACGGCTACGGTCCGCTGGCGGCCGCGTTCCTCGCCAACTTGCTCGCCACGTTCGGGGACAAGGGACAACTCGTCGTCGTCACGCTCGCCTCGCGTTACGACGCGAAAAAGGTGTTCGTGGGCGCGATGGCGGCCTTCACCCTCTGGAGCACCATCGAAATCGTCTTCGGTCACGTCATCGTCACGGTTCTTCCGGGGGCCGCCATCACTCTCCTGACCGGCGGCTTGTTCGTCCTCTTCGGCCTCTGGACGCTCAGGAGCGCGATTGTGACGTTCGGGAAGGAATCCGACGACCGTCCGTTGCTCACCGGCGGCGGAGTGGACGTGGGTATGAGCGGTACCCTCCTTCCAGACGGCCTGTTGACTCGAATGGGTGCGTACGGCGGGGTTCTGACGACTTTCGTCTTCATCCTGTTCGCGGAGTTCGGCGACAAGACCCAACTGCTGACCATCAATCTCTCGACGACGTTTCCGAACTCGCCGCTCTCGGTATTCGTCGGCGTCGTCGCGGCGCTCGGCCTCAGAACTGGTCTCGACGCGTTTATCGGCGAACGGTTCGAGAGAGTCCTCCCGACGAAGTGGCTCGAACTCCTCGCCGCGGTCGTCTTCCTCGCCTTCGGCGCGCTCGTGTTCGCCGAATGGACGGGTTACCTCTAA
- a CDS encoding alanyl-tRNA editing protein, producing MFYSTCMTEALYLDATSEREFEATVERVTSNRVVLDRTLFYPEGGGQPFDTGVLESEDETWAVTDVQKKDTIYHTLDGTLPEEGTTVTGRIDWERRYAHMRYHTAQHLLSAVLLEEYDAQTTGNQLYEDRARIDCGYERFTDEEFARIESVMNDRIDAGLAVNWYEMDRDEAEASLDPERTRIHLLPESIRRIRIVEIEGTDRTACAGTHVERTDELGAFRITGRETKGSDEERLKFVLE from the coding sequence GTGTTCTATTCGACGTGTATGACCGAAGCGTTGTATCTCGACGCGACGAGCGAGCGGGAATTCGAGGCCACGGTCGAACGCGTTACGAGTAACCGCGTCGTGCTCGACCGAACCCTGTTCTACCCCGAAGGCGGCGGCCAACCCTTCGATACCGGCGTGCTCGAATCCGAGGACGAGACGTGGGCGGTCACCGACGTACAGAAGAAAGACACCATCTACCACACGCTCGACGGGACGCTACCCGAGGAAGGGACGACCGTCACCGGACGGATCGACTGGGAGCGACGCTACGCCCACATGCGGTATCACACCGCCCAGCACCTGCTCTCCGCGGTGTTGCTGGAGGAGTACGACGCGCAAACGACGGGCAATCAGTTGTACGAAGACCGTGCCCGCATCGACTGTGGTTACGAGCGATTCACCGACGAGGAGTTCGCCCGCATCGAATCGGTGATGAACGACCGCATCGACGCGGGATTGGCCGTCAACTGGTACGAGATGGACCGCGACGAGGCCGAGGCGTCCCTCGACCCGGAACGGACGCGAATTCACCTCCTTCCAGAAAGCATCCGACGAATTCGCATCGTGGAAATCGAAGGCACCGACCGAACCGCCTGTGCGGGGACGCACGTCGAACGAACCGACGAACTCGGCGCGTTCCGGATTACGGGTCGAGAGACGAAGGGAAGCGACGAGGAACGACTGAAATTCGTCCTCGAATAG
- a CDS encoding metal-dependent transcriptional regulator, which produces MLSDVMEDYLKAIYTLQKEDGGPVATSEIAEYLGVTPPTVTSMIEKLTDRGLLDREKYKGVELTPEGETVALEVLRHHRLLESYLTEHLDYSWSEVHEEADRLEHHISEEFERRVADALGNPTVDPHGDPIPDANLSPIDEDDTTRLTEHEEGSHVVVARVSDRDDEELRYLADAGITPDTELEIVDIAPFGMVTVAVDGGEQSLPETIARSIRVRAVVEELA; this is translated from the coding sequence ATGCTAAGCGACGTGATGGAAGACTACTTGAAAGCCATCTATACGCTTCAGAAGGAGGATGGGGGGCCGGTCGCCACCTCCGAGATAGCGGAGTATCTCGGCGTGACACCGCCCACGGTCACCAGCATGATAGAGAAACTGACCGACCGCGGACTTCTCGACCGCGAGAAGTACAAGGGAGTGGAACTCACCCCCGAAGGCGAGACGGTCGCCCTCGAAGTGCTCCGCCACCACCGCCTGCTCGAATCCTATCTGACCGAACATCTGGACTACTCGTGGAGCGAAGTCCACGAGGAGGCCGACCGCTTGGAACACCACATCAGCGAGGAGTTCGAACGACGGGTGGCCGACGCGCTCGGGAACCCGACGGTTGACCCCCACGGCGACCCCATCCCGGACGCGAACCTCTCGCCCATCGACGAAGACGACACCACGCGCCTCACCGAGCACGAGGAGGGTTCCCACGTCGTCGTTGCGCGCGTGAGCGACCGCGACGACGAGGAGTTGCGGTATCTGGCCGACGCCGGTATCACGCCGGATACCGAACTCGAAATCGTGGACATCGCCCCCTTCGGAATGGTGACGGTCGCCGTCGACGGTGGTGAGCAAAGCCTTCCGGAAACCATCGCCCGGTCGATTCGCGTCCGGGCCGTCGTCGAAGAACTCGCGTGA
- the sufD gene encoding Fe-S cluster assembly protein SufD, with protein sequence MSTQVHSTLSEETVREISGDLDEPDWLLETRLEALDALSELDMPDVIRTPGRDWTNLDALDYESFVDPLSAAEEKERVEPEGVSVLSLSDALDEHEEIVEEYFGSVIDPQENYLTALSAALFTSGTLVYVPEGVDAEDVTIRTTMQSQSLFNYTLVVTEKSSSVTILERQESEELDGERYYSGLVEIAAGENSHVQYGSLQDVDEETYTYTLKRGTAADHATVNWVEGNIGSRLTKSSVETMLDGEGSETKTVGAFFGHDDQHFDVAARVWHKNEHTTADLVTRGVLDDEARSVYEGVQDVGKEAWDTSSYQRENTLMLSDRSEADASPKLIINNHDTEASHSATVGQVDEEDLFYMTSRGVPDELAKNMLVEGFFVPVLDEVEVEELREDLDAKIVERLDY encoded by the coding sequence ATGAGCACGCAGGTTCACAGCACCCTCTCGGAGGAGACCGTCCGCGAGATTTCGGGCGACCTCGACGAACCCGACTGGCTGCTGGAAACGCGTCTCGAAGCGCTCGACGCGCTTTCCGAACTCGATATGCCCGACGTCATCCGGACGCCGGGACGCGATTGGACGAACCTCGACGCACTCGATTACGAGAGCTTCGTCGACCCGCTGTCGGCGGCCGAGGAGAAAGAGCGCGTCGAACCCGAGGGCGTCTCCGTCCTCTCGCTGTCCGACGCGTTGGACGAACACGAGGAAATCGTCGAGGAGTACTTCGGCTCGGTCATCGACCCGCAGGAGAACTACCTGACGGCGCTGTCGGCGGCGCTGTTCACGTCCGGCACCCTCGTCTACGTCCCCGAGGGCGTCGACGCGGAGGACGTGACGATTCGGACGACGATGCAGAGCCAGTCGCTCTTCAACTACACGCTCGTCGTCACCGAGAAATCGAGTTCGGTGACGATTCTGGAGCGCCAGGAGAGCGAGGAACTGGACGGCGAACGCTACTACAGCGGGCTCGTCGAAATCGCGGCCGGCGAGAACAGCCACGTCCAGTACGGCTCCCTGCAGGACGTCGACGAGGAGACCTACACCTACACGCTGAAGCGCGGCACCGCCGCCGACCACGCCACCGTCAACTGGGTCGAGGGCAACATCGGCTCGCGGCTCACCAAGTCCTCCGTCGAGACGATGCTCGACGGCGAGGGCTCGGAGACGAAGACCGTCGGCGCGTTCTTCGGCCACGACGACCAGCACTTCGACGTCGCCGCTCGCGTCTGGCACAAGAACGAGCACACGACGGCGGACCTCGTGACCCGCGGCGTGCTCGACGACGAAGCGCGCTCGGTCTACGAGGGCGTCCAGGACGTCGGCAAGGAAGCGTGGGACACGAGTTCCTACCAGCGTGAGAACACGCTGATGCTCTCCGACCGGAGCGAGGCCGACGCGTCGCCGAAGCTCATCATCAACAACCACGACACCGAAGCCAGCCACTCCGCGACGGTCGGACAGGTCGACGAGGAAGACCTGTTCTACATGACTTCGCGCGGCGTGCCGGACGAACTGGCCAAGAACATGCTCGTGGAAGGGTTCTTCGTCCCCGTCTTGGACGAAGTGGAAGTCGAGGAACTCCGCGAGGACCTCGACGCGAAGATCGTCGAGCGCCTCGACTACTGA
- a CDS encoding PEGA domain-containing protein, with the protein MNRHRSTAVVLVLAVLLAGCAGLGGSDTTTTTTTTDAPTSTSASTATTASGATTTDATTTTTTTTTTVESWSPPKEPHTPLDDKRDTNQENRMKSVTLVDKVKAKSGNGYSNFNVEVTANTSLPNVDPEPLVDGDPYFLVQINGKNVGRTNVRFQHDPGTYTVEIEQGAFDQFNDGTLNITVYLLDADKQSDDIYGKWTGTIQYSSK; encoded by the coding sequence ATGAATCGTCATCGATCTACAGCGGTCGTCCTCGTGCTCGCCGTCCTCCTCGCCGGTTGCGCCGGACTCGGCGGGTCCGATACGACGACCACCACCACCACGACGGACGCACCGACATCGACGAGTGCGTCCACGGCGACGACAGCGAGTGGCGCGACGACGACGGACGCGACGACCACCACAACCACGACCACCACCACGGTGGAGTCGTGGTCACCGCCCAAAGAACCGCACACCCCGCTCGACGACAAGCGGGACACCAATCAGGAGAATCGCATGAAGAGCGTCACGCTCGTCGACAAGGTGAAAGCCAAGAGCGGCAACGGCTACTCCAACTTCAACGTCGAAGTCACCGCGAACACCAGCCTCCCCAACGTCGACCCCGAACCGCTCGTGGACGGCGACCCGTACTTCCTCGTCCAAATCAACGGTAAAAACGTCGGCCGGACCAACGTCCGCTTCCAGCACGACCCGGGAACCTACACCGTCGAAATCGAACAGGGTGCCTTCGACCAGTTCAACGACGGCACGCTTAACATCACGGTCTACCTCCTCGACGCGGACAAGCAGTCCGACGACATCTACGGCAAGTGGACCGGAACGATACAGTACAGTTCGAAGTGA
- a CDS encoding DUF202 domain-containing protein gives MRLAREQTHLARERTILAHIRTGISMFTFGTVIVGFCSDKDFATELGTIAIVVGMLFFLGGWISYARSNRRIRTVLAEIEESLECD, from the coding sequence ATGCGGCTCGCGCGAGAACAGACACATCTCGCCCGCGAACGGACGATACTGGCACATATCAGAACGGGCATCTCCATGTTCACCTTCGGGACCGTCATCGTCGGCTTTTGCAGCGACAAGGATTTTGCGACCGAACTCGGTACCATCGCCATCGTCGTCGGTATGCTCTTCTTTCTCGGAGGTTGGATTTCGTACGCGCGGAGTAATCGGCGCATTCGTACCGTCCTCGCGGAAATCGAAGAATCGCTAGAGTGCGATTGA